One Triticum dicoccoides isolate Atlit2015 ecotype Zavitan chromosome 3B, WEW_v2.0, whole genome shotgun sequence genomic window, GCGAGGCAACGCAGAGGATGGTTAGCATTCCGCGCCAGTGCCCCATGGCATCGGCCTGCGAGGCGAACCGGTCGGTCGGAGACGAGGGACAGTCACCATGCTAGCCACCGAGAGAGGGCTGCGCCATTTTTTCCACGAGACGATCGATGGCTGCCATGTGGACGGAGAGTGGTACACCATATTGCCCATTTGGCCCAATTTAACACGAGAGGGCCAAAATTGTTTCCGGAGCAGCGGCCCACTACGTGTGGCGCTTGCTGGGTAGCGAACGAAAGCCAGGCATGACTGAAAGGTAATCGGACAGTTGAAAACACACAAACCGAAGATCCAACGGCTGAGAATGTTAGTGGCTTGAGATGGTTGGAAAGATGCGCAGTTTTAATATCTCTAATTGTTCTAACATTTTAGTGTGTTTATTCACTAATTTCAGTTCGTATATAGCTCATATTAAAATATCCTAAACATTTTATATGTATGAATTGAGGGATTATTTAAAAAGTAGCTATTAATAAAAACTTAAAAAGACAAATAAAAAACATATACTCCCTCACTTCctgaatatttgtctttttagagatttaaaacatattttagagtgtagattcatttattttgctccgtatgtagtcaattGTTGAAAtcattagaaagacaaatatttagaaacagagaaAGTACTATATATACCCACAAGATAAAATTTGAGTTTCTCGCAAAAAAAGAAAGATAAAATTTGAGTTCTTGTTTGAAACTCGCAGTAAGAAATATGAAGCCGGGAAAAAGATTTGGACCCATTTGTCATTCACCATAAACACTACACCACAACTGAAAAAGGGAACACTACACCGTGCAAGGCCCACTGTCAGATCAGCCAATCAGAATCGAGGAATCCTGGCCAACGATCCGCGTGACTCTACACAGACACAGTCACACCCCAACCAATCAGAAACCTGTAATCGCCTTCCCACGGATCGCACCCCACGATCCGCGTGCTCCAACCCAAAAACCAATCTCAGCCGCCCACCCGCCACCAATCCAACGCCCCAAATCCATCTTCCATCCACTCGACCTCGCCGCAGCGCCGAAATTTTTCCAGTATCCCGCCGGCTCCTCCCTACTTAACCGCCCCCATCCTCTCCATCCCATCTCATCCAGCTCCCAAATCCCCCAAGCAATCAACAACCACCGAAGCAGCCTcccctccccacccccaccccgcaGCAATGGCTCGCACGAAGCAGACGGCGAGGAAGTCGACCGGCGGGAAGGCGCCGAGGAAGCAGCTGGCGACCAAGGCGGCGCGCAAGTCGGCCCCGGCCACCGGCGGGGTGAAGAAGCCCCACCGCTTCCGCCCCGGCACCGTCGCGCTCCGTGAGATCCGCAAGTACCAGAAGAGCACGGAGCTGCTGATCCGCAAGCTGCCGTTCCAGCGCCTGGTGCGGGAGATCGCGCAGGACTTCAAGACCGACCTCCGCTTCCAGAGCTCCGCCGTTTCCGCGCTGCAGGAGGCCGCCGAGTCGTACCTCGTCGGGCTCTTCGAGGACACCAACCTCTGCGCCATCCACGCCAAGCGCGTCACcatcatgcccaaggacatccagCTCGCCCGCCGCATCCGCGGGGAGAGGGCCTAGGTAGCGGTAGCCGCGTGCGTGCGTTATCAGAGAGTCCTACTGTGATGTTCCGGTTTCAGAGCTTGGTGGTGTAGCTTAACATGTTCCTGTCCGCTCTCATCGTTGTCTTGCCATATTTAGCTCCTCGCTGCGATGAATTATCAATGAAGAGTGCAGTTATCATCATATGAATCTCATTtcagtgtttttctctgtgatgcgTACTGCTTTCTTGTTCTTCATTTATGTTGTCTAGCTGTATGATGGTTGTGATGTGATGCAGAGGAAGAACGCGGTTGCCGCATAATAATTTTCATCCCTTTCCTCATTGGATTTTTCAGTGTTCGTTTTCTTCCACTCTActttatttttggattttttacTCATGTTTTCTGATGGCGCTGCTGTGATGGAGATGAAGAACAGTATCGCCGCTTAATGATTTCCGTCCATGGATAAGCCCACCGCCGTTGTGTTGCTCCATATTTGTTCCCCAGATTTTGTTCTGGAAGTTTCCAGGTGCTCCGCGTTTGCCTCTTTGGCCCTTCAGTTGGTGGTTGGCGGAAGGAATCCAATAGTAGCTGAAAACCAACGCTGTCCTCCCAAGGCTGGCCCGCTGTCATTGACTTGTCGACGTTGTGGGGGTGAGACCGAATCCAGCAAAGTAGGAAACGGGAGGGGAGAAACTTCTTTTACTTCCGCGCGGCGATCTCCACTCCCGTCCAAACCCATCCAACTCACCGCCCAAGGTCGCCGCGGATCCAGTAGCCTCGTCGGAGCGGAGATGAAGATCACGGCGCTCGTCGTGCTGAAGCCGTCGGCGGGAGGCGCCGGGGGCTCCTCCAGCGGCGGGCAGGGCTCGGAGGCGCTCGTGCTGGCCAACGCCACGGACGTCAGCCACTTCGGCTTCTTCCAGCGCGGCGCCGCCCGCGAGTTCATTGTCTTCGTCGCCCGCACCGTCGCCCAGCGCACCCAGCCCGGCCAGCGCCAGTCCGTCCAGCACGAAGGTAACCACCCCTCCTCAGATCTGCTTGCCGCTGCCCTCTAGGTCTAGCTTACTTTGTGATCCGATGCTCAGATCCGGGGTCTGGGTTTGGAACTACAGGCCTCGCAGTAGTTTGATTCCTAGAGCAAGGCCAACATGGGTGATTCCGGCGATCTCTGCAAAGTAGCCTGTAGCCCTATCCAGTTCATCGGATGCGCTGTTGGAAGAGATATTGTTGCTGAAAGTAGCGCTGTAGGTTTGTAATTGTCTCTCCATAATGATTCATGATTATGTGACAATATTGACAATTTGGTGGATTTGACCTAATTTTGATGCTCACGGCGTAATTTAAATCCCAGTTGCTCTTATTCATTGTATGTTCAGTTGATTGCCGGTGTTCCTTCTTGTTTCAGTGACTTTGAGCAAATTCATTTTCGCATATGTAATTGTGAAGATATAATCATTCAGACACTTTGTTGTTTCTTTGCAGAATACAAGGTTCACTCACACAACAGAAATGGCCTCTGCGTGGTGGCATTCATGGATGATCACTATCCTGTACGAAGTGCATTTTCTCTTCTGAATAAGGTAATAGATCGTTGTTGTTGAAACTCATGTATTATGTATTTCATGATTGGTCTATGATCATTTTTTACCAACAGGCCGGGATCGATCTTCCTGTTATGTGTTCTTATTCCGAATGGCCTAAACAACCATAAAGTTGTTTTGCTTCTAGATACAGACTAGCTACAACCTATAACCAATGTTCGGAGTCTTGCTTCGGTGTTCAATGAAATGTATACCATGTTGTCTGAGAAAACAATGGAGTGCGATGTTGTCTAGGGTCCCTTTTTTTTGTAATTAGCTAGAGAGCAGAGACTGATAAACCATGTACAGTCTTTGCTAAACAAATATATTTTTCTCCTGACATATATTCAAATGTGTATAGATAATAATCATGATTTTATCGAGGTCATGTGAAAATTTGTTGTACTGTTATAACTGAATAAGTTCCATAGAGCAGTTCTTCCATAGTAGTGTTTTCTGGTGATACTTAGCTGTGATGTGTTTTATGAAGGTACTTGACGAATACCAGAAGGCTTTTGGGAATGCTTGGAAAGCTGCCACAGCAGATTCCACTCAAGAGTGGCCTTTCCTGATGGAAGCTTTGACAAAATTTCAGGTATAACCATCTATGGAAGGTTCTGTATGCTcatgtgttcattgctaggaggtagCATAATGCTATATGTTTTTTTCCGGGCATAGTAATCGATACACTGGTCTATTTTTCCTATATACTCCACGGTAAGAAGAattgagagggagggagggagcaacCACACTTGTAATAAGTTGTCTCTTTCACAATTCTGCGATATCCATCGTATAACCACAGTTGTTCTCTATTTCTTGTtttatcttttatgatgaagaagaTGGCCAGATAAAAGTTTGGTGTGCTGGGGGATTCTATTTTCTTAGGAATGTGTTGTATCTTGTAGTTGTATGCCTGTTTTTGAAAGAAAAAGTTGCTATGTATTCCAGACCCATGGTATTCTGTGTTGGCTTCTCAGGGATTGGTTCTATATTTTGCACATATTCATGAATAGGTTCTATGTTTGGACATGTCAGTGTATTTTTGCAGTATGCTTTATTCTCTGGTCATTTTCATTGCTTTGTCCAACTTGCCGGAACCGATGAGTAAACTTGTTTTTTTTAATGATGAAGCATCTGCCATTTTGTAGGATCCTGCAGAGGCTGACAAGTTAACAAAAATCCAGAGGGACTTGGATGAAACAAAAATTATCCTAGTAAGTGttttcttatttgatttttttctgCCTGCTTGGATATCTACAGATTTACCCACTACTTGCACCACACACAATGGGTGCAAGGCCAGTCAACCCCATCTTGTACCGAAGATGTCATgctgtttttgtgtgtgtgggagcaaCCTATTGCTGATATGCTTTATTTGTGTTTGAATAATTTAACAGCATAAAACTATAGAGAATGTCCTTCAAAGAGGAGAGAGGTTGGATAGCTTGGTTGAAAAAAGCTCAGACCTGAGTGCTGCTTCACAGGTAAGCATATATCTATCTGTTTTCTATTTACCTCATGAGTGCTTT contains:
- the LOC119277715 gene encoding histone H3.2-like is translated as MARTKQTARKSTGGKAPRKQLATKAARKSAPATGGVKKPHRFRPGTVALREIRKYQKSTELLIRKLPFQRLVREIAQDFKTDLRFQSSAVSALQEAAESYLVGLFEDTNLCAIHAKRVTIMPKDIQLARRIRGERA
- the LOC119277713 gene encoding VAMP-like protein YKT61 — protein: MKITALVVLKPSAGGAGGSSSGGQGSEALVLANATDVSHFGFFQRGAAREFIVFVARTVAQRTQPGQRQSVQHEEYKVHSHNRNGLCVVAFMDDHYPVRSAFSLLNKVLDEYQKAFGNAWKAATADSTQEWPFLMEALTKFQDPAEADKLTKIQRDLDETKIILHKTIENVLQRGERLDSLVEKSSDLSAASQMFYKQAKKTNSCCTIL